One window of the Devosia sp. 2618 genome contains the following:
- a CDS encoding VOC family protein, translating into MKYLHTMVRVTNVEDSLNFYCKGLGLEEVRRRENEKGRFTLIFLKAPGDEGGEVELTYNWDAEAYSGGRNFGHLAYRVADIYALCQHLMDMGVTINRPPRDGHMAFVRSPDGISVELIQDGTLPPQEPWASMPNTGQW; encoded by the coding sequence ATGAAGTACCTGCACACCATGGTTCGGGTGACCAATGTCGAGGACAGCCTCAACTTTTATTGCAAGGGCCTGGGTCTCGAAGAGGTGCGTCGCCGCGAAAATGAGAAGGGTCGCTTCACGCTGATTTTCCTCAAGGCGCCGGGCGATGAGGGTGGTGAAGTTGAGCTCACCTATAACTGGGATGCCGAGGCCTATTCCGGCGGGCGCAATTTTGGCCACCTGGCCTACCGCGTCGCCGATATCTATGCGCTGTGCCAGCACCTGATGGATATGGGCGTCACCATCAACCGTCCGCCACGCGATGGGCACATGGCTTTCGTGCGCTCGCCGGATGGCATTTCGGTCGAACTGATTCAGGATGGCACTCTGCCCCCGCAGGAACCCTGGGCTTCCATGCCCAATACCGGCCAGTGGTAG